A genome region from Pseudoalteromonas tetraodonis includes the following:
- a CDS encoding FliH/SctL family protein — translation MSQAFRFPTLNKNEQHQTLQERLDAAQRVGLQQGYEEGLAQGAANKQSELEQQMEQQIELRVAERLEAQKTQLIERFNTLFDKANNELLNFNDEFKQDIALMINKLAEHVIDCELKVRPEIRAQLIEKAITLLSNRDVVTKVMISGADRHCFNDARLAEFSVPIYFDEALISGDVELVAEQQTHRFSFSERLQSLLGEVIPEILKAQPHD, via the coding sequence ATGAGTCAAGCATTTAGGTTTCCCACTTTAAATAAAAATGAGCAACATCAAACGCTGCAAGAGCGTTTAGATGCTGCTCAGCGTGTTGGTTTACAGCAGGGCTATGAAGAAGGGCTCGCGCAAGGGGCTGCCAATAAGCAAAGCGAATTAGAGCAACAAATGGAGCAACAAATAGAGTTGCGTGTTGCTGAGCGTCTTGAAGCGCAAAAAACACAGCTTATTGAACGTTTTAACACTTTATTCGACAAAGCGAATAACGAACTACTTAACTTTAATGATGAGTTTAAACAAGACATTGCCTTGATGATAAACAAGTTAGCAGAGCACGTTATTGACTGCGAGCTAAAAGTACGCCCCGAAATACGCGCGCAGCTTATTGAAAAAGCCATTACCTTGCTTAGCAATCGCGATGTAGTAACAAAAGTTATGATCTCAGGGGCTGATCGCCACTGCTTTAATGATGCGCGTTTAGCTGAATTTTCGGTGCCGATTTACTTTGATGAGGCTCTGATCAGTGGAGACGTTGAATTGGTGGCAGAGCAACAAACACATCGGTTTTCTTTTTCAGAGCGCCTACAAAGCTTACTGGGTGAAGTGATACCTGAAATACTCAAAGCGCAGCCACATGACTAA
- the hrpB gene encoding ATP-dependent helicase HrpB: MLPVQEIYNSLIDALKANPITLLQAPPGAGKSTWLPLQLMRDGHYKHIVMLEPRRLAARNIANYLAHCQNESLGQSVGLRVRGESKVSANTRLEIVTEGMLTRMLQNDPELSDVDLLIFDEFHERSIAADTALAFALESQAALREDLTIMLMSATLDSDRYTAFFNCPVIQSSGRSYPIDEIYCPIKDESRWLDAIPAIIKQALNEQTGSALVFLPGQREILRVQQALSDLPSNCLVATLFGEQDKANQQAAIAPAPQGMRKVVLTTNVAETSLTIEGIRIVIDSGKRRAASFNLKTGVTELTTQSISRSSAVQRAGRAGRIEPGVVYRLGSKQTFERRNSHDNPDILTSDISQLMLEAKQWGASISELTLLDPPSEQQCSQATNLLSMLEAIDSHGKLTTLGSKMLGFGADIRLAHMLLKAQMLEPQLSGIYRLAIYLVALLESRVSTANELNLALHSQQQRPHPVFKQQLNYWLKRLKFTDSKTDLNTDHLSLLVSLAYPDRIAKKRGNGYLLANGAGAELNPDYWHNDEYIAIASMGGHKGGRVFAATALNPVALKEYLPHLFTELIRCEFDEKAARFIHQDEVKLGEITLSSQPSKHKLDKTERTKAWLSVFAKQGFSLFNEQKESEQLLIRMCLASKLMPEQFPVINQQQLIETAGDWLGVYLEDIKTLEQLKKFNYFEALQNCFNWQQQSELKSLLPLRLTVPSGSNIKIEYQLDGPAKLSVRMQEVYGLTSTPMLANGKLALLMELLSPGKRSLQLTQDLAHFWNSSYREVQKEMKGRYPKHFWPDDPANSVATNRVKSRM, encoded by the coding sequence GTGCTGCCGGTTCAAGAAATATATAACTCACTCATTGATGCATTAAAAGCCAACCCAATCACCTTACTGCAAGCGCCGCCTGGTGCAGGTAAATCAACGTGGTTGCCATTACAGCTTATGCGCGATGGGCATTATAAACACATAGTGATGTTGGAGCCTCGGCGCTTAGCTGCACGTAATATTGCCAATTATTTAGCGCATTGCCAAAACGAATCCCTTGGACAAAGTGTTGGTTTACGGGTGCGAGGTGAGAGTAAAGTAAGTGCGAACACGCGCCTTGAAATAGTCACCGAAGGCATGCTGACACGCATGTTACAAAATGACCCTGAGCTCAGTGATGTTGATTTACTGATTTTTGATGAGTTTCATGAGCGCTCTATCGCAGCAGATACCGCGCTGGCTTTTGCTTTAGAATCGCAAGCGGCGCTACGTGAAGACTTAACCATTATGCTGATGTCGGCCACCCTCGATAGCGATCGTTATACCGCATTTTTTAATTGCCCAGTTATTCAGTCAAGCGGGCGAAGTTACCCGATTGACGAAATATATTGCCCAATAAAAGATGAAAGCCGCTGGCTTGATGCCATCCCCGCTATTATAAAACAAGCACTCAATGAGCAAACCGGCAGTGCGCTGGTATTTTTACCCGGCCAACGAGAAATACTGCGCGTGCAACAAGCATTGAGCGACTTACCTAGTAACTGCCTAGTCGCCACTTTATTTGGTGAGCAAGATAAAGCCAATCAACAAGCTGCAATAGCACCTGCGCCTCAAGGGATGCGAAAAGTAGTACTGACCACCAATGTTGCCGAAACCAGCTTAACCATTGAAGGCATTCGAATTGTGATTGATAGCGGCAAGCGCCGTGCAGCCAGCTTTAATTTAAAAACCGGTGTCACTGAGCTGACGACTCAAAGTATATCGCGTTCATCGGCAGTACAACGCGCAGGGCGTGCAGGACGAATAGAACCAGGGGTTGTGTATCGGTTAGGTTCCAAACAAACTTTTGAGCGACGAAACAGCCACGATAACCCTGATATTCTTACCTCAGATATTAGCCAACTGATGCTAGAGGCGAAGCAGTGGGGTGCAAGTATTAGTGAACTCACCTTACTTGACCCGCCGAGTGAGCAACAATGCAGCCAAGCTACTAATTTATTATCTATGCTTGAAGCTATAGATAGCCACGGTAAGCTCACCACGCTGGGTAGTAAAATGTTGGGCTTTGGTGCCGATATTCGCTTAGCGCATATGTTATTAAAAGCGCAAATGCTAGAACCACAGTTAAGCGGAATTTATCGCTTAGCTATTTATTTAGTCGCCTTACTAGAAAGCCGAGTTAGTACTGCCAATGAGCTCAACCTAGCACTGCATAGTCAACAGCAGCGTCCGCATCCTGTGTTTAAGCAACAATTAAATTATTGGTTAAAACGCTTAAAATTTACCGACAGCAAAACAGATTTAAACACCGATCATTTAAGCTTATTAGTGTCGCTTGCCTACCCAGATCGCATCGCTAAAAAACGCGGTAATGGCTACTTACTTGCTAATGGCGCAGGGGCCGAGCTAAACCCTGACTACTGGCATAATGACGAATATATAGCTATTGCCAGTATGGGCGGACACAAAGGCGGGCGAGTTTTTGCGGCCACGGCGCTAAATCCAGTAGCGCTTAAAGAGTATTTACCGCATTTATTCACTGAGTTGATCCGCTGCGAGTTTGATGAAAAAGCTGCTCGGTTTATTCATCAAGATGAAGTAAAACTTGGGGAAATTACCCTTAGTAGCCAACCAAGTAAACATAAGCTTGATAAAACAGAGCGCACCAAGGCATGGCTTAGTGTGTTTGCCAAACAGGGCTTTTCACTGTTTAACGAGCAAAAAGAAAGTGAGCAGTTACTTATTAGAATGTGCCTAGCCAGCAAATTGATGCCAGAACAGTTTCCTGTTATTAATCAGCAGCAGCTCATTGAAACAGCAGGTGATTGGTTAGGGGTATACCTTGAAGATATTAAAACCCTTGAGCAACTTAAAAAGTTTAATTATTTTGAGGCACTACAAAACTGTTTTAATTGGCAACAGCAAAGCGAGCTAAAATCTTTACTCCCACTGCGACTAACAGTACCAAGTGGCTCTAACATAAAAATTGAATACCAACTTGATGGACCTGCCAAGCTTAGTGTGCGCATGCAAGAGGTATATGGTTTAACCAGTACACCTATGTTAGCTAACGGTAAATTAGCATTGCTAATGGAGTTGTTATCGCCAGGCAAGCGTTCACTACAGTTAACCCAAGACTTAGCACATTTTTGGAATAGTAGTTACCGCGAGGTACAAAAAGAGATGAAAGGGCGCTACCCCAAGCACTTTTGGCCAGACGACCCTGCCAATAGCGTTGCCACCAATAGAGTAAAAAGCAGAATGTGA
- a CDS encoding helix-turn-helix transcriptional regulator → MKNRLKVLRAEHNFTQAKLAELLDVSRQTINAIEKGKFDPSLPLAFKAARLFKLKIEDIFDDEQG, encoded by the coding sequence ATGAAAAATAGATTAAAAGTGTTAAGAGCCGAGCATAATTTCACTCAAGCAAAGTTGGCCGAGCTGTTGGATGTATCGCGCCAAACGATTAATGCCATTGAAAAGGGCAAGTTCGATCCCAGCTTGCCACTGGCTTTTAAGGCCGCAAGGTTGTTTAAACTTAAAATAGAAGACATTTTTGATGACGAACAGGGTTAA
- a CDS encoding heme NO-binding domain-containing protein, producing MKGVIFRGLEALVIEKCGMAAWDDLLEKNAPEGRVYISAESYPDEEIVGLAQDVATALSMSMPEVLKAFGEYLFSHLKARHPSIVANFNCFADLIIGIDKVIHVEVAKLYHEPNLPEIDAQIIEDGFILMRYNSKRQLCMCAEGLIFGAAAHYGVDAKLNHAQCMHDGFDSCLIEIKYETPHG from the coding sequence ATGAAAGGCGTTATCTTTAGAGGGCTTGAGGCACTGGTTATTGAAAAATGTGGCATGGCAGCATGGGACGACTTACTTGAAAAAAATGCACCGGAGGGTCGTGTTTATATTTCTGCAGAAAGTTATCCAGATGAAGAAATAGTTGGTTTAGCACAAGATGTAGCAACTGCACTTTCTATGTCTATGCCAGAGGTATTAAAGGCCTTTGGTGAGTATTTATTTTCTCACTTAAAGGCACGTCATCCAAGCATTGTTGCTAACTTTAATTGTTTTGCTGATCTCATTATTGGTATTGATAAAGTAATTCATGTTGAAGTAGCTAAGCTTTATCATGAGCCTAATTTACCTGAAATTGACGCCCAAATTATTGAAGACGGGTTTATTTTAATGCGTTACAACTCTAAGCGACAGCTTTGTATGTGCGCCGAAGGGCTTATTTTTGGTGCTGCGGCTCATTATGGGGTTGATGCTAAACTTAATCATGCCCAGTGTATGCATGATGGGTTTGATTCGTGTTTAATTGAAATAAAATATGAGACTCCCCATGGCTGA
- a CDS encoding FliI/YscN family ATPase, protein MTNPLHTSLKSALTALTPPELVKSYGRLTRVNGLTLTATGGQFAMGEKYQVESVDGHWYDAEVVGFNQDEAYLMPLKKIQNLYSGGRVRPVIKNSHVAISEKLLGRVIDAQMQPIDNLGPLEQDSTMSACKLGNDYSLTPLERKGVTEPLDVGIRAINSLFSVGKGQRLGLFAGSGVGKSKLLGMMTRFTSADVVIVSLVGERGWEVKDFIEQSLGKEGLKKAIVIASPADDSPLLRIKAAELSHKLAAYFRDKNSNVLLLMDSLTRYAQAQREIGLSVGELPASKGYPPSVFSKLTQLVESSGNSEKSKGSMTAIYTVLAEGDDQQDPIADNARAILDGHIVLDRTLAEKGHYPAINIGSSISRVMPNIVSDEQLSFCYKLKKLYSRYMQVHELIPLGAYQAGKDPELDSAVNLYPKIESFLCQGLNEQVDFSQSVNQLNAVMGELNA, encoded by the coding sequence ATGACTAACCCCCTACACACTAGTTTAAAATCTGCGCTGACAGCGCTAACCCCGCCTGAATTAGTTAAAAGCTATGGTCGTTTAACACGAGTCAATGGTTTAACACTTACCGCGACGGGTGGGCAATTCGCTATGGGCGAAAAGTACCAAGTTGAGAGTGTTGACGGTCACTGGTATGACGCTGAAGTTGTGGGTTTTAATCAAGATGAAGCCTATTTAATGCCCTTGAAAAAAATACAAAATTTATATTCTGGTGGGCGAGTCAGACCAGTTATAAAAAACAGCCATGTGGCTATTTCAGAAAAGCTATTAGGGCGAGTAATTGATGCGCAAATGCAACCCATTGATAACTTAGGCCCACTTGAACAAGACAGCACAATGAGTGCTTGTAAATTGGGTAACGATTATTCTTTAACGCCACTGGAGCGCAAAGGCGTTACCGAGCCGTTAGATGTGGGTATTCGCGCTATTAATAGCCTATTTAGTGTGGGTAAAGGCCAGCGGTTAGGGTTATTTGCAGGTTCGGGTGTGGGTAAAAGTAAATTACTTGGCATGATGACCCGTTTTACCTCGGCCGATGTAGTTATTGTAAGCCTAGTCGGTGAGCGTGGTTGGGAAGTAAAAGATTTTATTGAGCAAAGCCTAGGTAAAGAAGGGCTAAAAAAGGCCATTGTAATAGCATCACCGGCGGACGATTCTCCCTTATTGCGTATTAAAGCCGCCGAGCTTAGTCATAAACTGGCGGCCTATTTTAGAGATAAAAACTCAAATGTATTGCTATTAATGGACTCATTAACCCGCTATGCGCAAGCACAGCGTGAAATTGGCCTATCGGTAGGCGAGCTGCCCGCATCTAAAGGGTACCCGCCATCGGTATTTAGTAAATTAACCCAGTTGGTTGAAAGCTCCGGTAATAGTGAAAAAAGTAAAGGCAGCATGACCGCCATTTATACGGTATTGGCTGAAGGCGACGATCAACAAGACCCAATAGCCGATAACGCCCGAGCAATTCTTGATGGCCATATAGTATTGGATCGCACCTTAGCAGAAAAGGGCCACTATCCGGCCATTAATATTGGTTCATCGATTAGTCGAGTGATGCCAAATATAGTGAGCGATGAGCAATTGAGCTTTTGTTATAAATTGAAAAAACTTTATAGCCGCTATATGCAAGTACATGAGCTTATACCTTTAGGGGCGTATCAGGCAGGTAAAGATCCGGAACTCGACAGTGCGGTAAATTTGTATCCAAAAATCGAATCATTTTTATGCCAAGGATTGAACGAACAAGTGGATTTCTCACAGTCAGTGAATCAGTTAAATGCAGTGATGGGTGAACTGAATGCTTAA
- a CDS encoding DUF1499 domain-containing protein — MKHLVTLVGLIAFLMVVLPGPLYKFNIVELGTAFAGFRLGVYVGGAALALLLVQVLFMRKTVSLTSAVVTVIFAAVAIAMPINMMNTAKSVPPIHDISTDLINPPKFVAVVPLRADAPNPVAYAGEETAAQQREAYPELKPLEYNQTQTELVAAITKAMENLGWELVNSDVNNGIVEATDTTTWFGFKDDVVVRINDKGSKRVVDIRSKSRIGKSDLGKNAQRIKTLIDELNAVVVE, encoded by the coding sequence ATGAAACATTTAGTGACCTTAGTTGGGCTTATCGCTTTTTTAATGGTGGTACTACCGGGACCTCTTTATAAATTTAATATTGTTGAACTAGGTACTGCCTTTGCTGGTTTTAGATTAGGCGTTTATGTTGGTGGGGCAGCATTAGCCTTATTATTAGTTCAAGTGCTATTCATGCGTAAAACAGTGAGCCTAACCAGTGCAGTGGTCACGGTTATTTTTGCAGCTGTTGCGATTGCAATGCCGATTAACATGATGAATACAGCAAAAAGTGTTCCGCCAATTCATGATATTTCTACCGATTTAATTAACCCACCTAAGTTTGTTGCGGTTGTGCCTTTGCGTGCTGATGCACCTAACCCTGTTGCTTACGCGGGTGAAGAAACGGCAGCGCAGCAACGTGAAGCGTACCCAGAACTAAAACCGCTCGAGTACAACCAAACCCAAACAGAGCTGGTGGCAGCAATTACTAAAGCCATGGAAAACTTAGGCTGGGAACTGGTTAATAGTGATGTTAATAATGGCATTGTTGAAGCAACAGACACCACGACCTGGTTTGGCTTTAAAGACGATGTTGTGGTTCGTATTAACGATAAAGGCAGTAAGCGTGTGGTCGACATACGTAGTAAATCACGCATTGGTAAAAGTGATTTAGGTAAAAATGCACAGCGTATTAAAACACTGATTGACGAGTTAAATGCCGTTGTTGTGGAATAA
- a CDS encoding NAD(P)-dependent alcohol dehydrogenase: MKTVGYAAKSQGSELTEFSFERRDLRNNDVAIEILYCGVCHSDLHAVRNDWGGSNYPLVPGHEIVGKVISVGSDVKKYKQGDTVAVGCMVDSCQSCDQCDNHEEQFCREGMVGTYSGTDRVNGEMTQGGYSKHVVVREEFVLSVPENLELSRVAPLLCAGITTYSPLHKWGVKTGSRVAVVGLGGLGHMAVKNAVAMGATVTVIGRTESKKEDAIKLGAQHYLVSNNDDEMKNAQSAFDVIIDTVPVKHDLSIYTPLLDIDGTLVIVGQVGPVDELNTVPLLMGRRRVAGSLIGGIAETQQMLDFCGEHNVLPECEMINIDEINTAYERMERSDVRYRFVIDMSSISV; the protein is encoded by the coding sequence ATGAAAACAGTCGGATATGCAGCAAAAAGCCAAGGTTCTGAGCTTACAGAGTTTTCTTTTGAGCGCCGCGATTTACGAAATAACGATGTAGCAATAGAAATTTTATATTGTGGTGTGTGCCATTCAGACTTACACGCAGTGCGTAACGACTGGGGGGGTAGTAATTACCCATTAGTTCCTGGGCACGAAATTGTAGGTAAAGTAATATCAGTCGGTAGTGATGTAAAAAAATACAAACAAGGCGATACCGTTGCCGTAGGGTGTATGGTTGACTCCTGCCAAAGCTGTGACCAATGTGATAATCACGAAGAGCAATTTTGTCGTGAAGGCATGGTCGGTACTTACAGCGGAACCGATAGAGTTAACGGCGAAATGACTCAAGGTGGTTACTCTAAACACGTTGTAGTACGCGAAGAGTTTGTATTATCAGTGCCTGAAAACTTAGAATTATCGCGCGTGGCGCCGTTACTTTGCGCCGGTATTACTACTTATTCACCGTTACATAAATGGGGTGTAAAAACAGGTAGCCGTGTTGCTGTGGTAGGCCTTGGTGGATTAGGTCATATGGCGGTTAAAAATGCAGTAGCAATGGGTGCAACCGTTACTGTTATTGGTCGTACAGAGTCTAAAAAAGAAGATGCAATTAAGCTCGGCGCACAGCATTATTTAGTATCAAACAATGATGATGAAATGAAAAATGCGCAGTCAGCGTTTGATGTCATTATTGATACCGTGCCTGTAAAGCATGACTTATCAATTTACACACCACTACTTGATATCGATGGTACCTTGGTTATTGTTGGCCAAGTAGGCCCAGTAGATGAGCTAAACACAGTTCCTCTTTTAATGGGTCGTCGTCGTGTGGCTGGTTCGTTAATTGGCGGCATTGCAGAAACACAGCAAATGCTTGATTTTTGTGGTGAGCACAACGTACTGCCAGAGTGCGAAATGATCAACATAGACGAAATTAACACCGCTTATGAGCGTATGGAACGCTCTGATGTGAGATACCGTTTTGTTATTGATATGTCATCTATTAGCGTTTAA
- a CDS encoding TonB-dependent receptor has product MTDKKNPLTSYLVSPLALVISGVLSPVAFADDASIEVIEVHGQAQNKHLSLGSSESLLTDLGVDFSAAGGMANLPVLNGLMGDRVAVLVDGAQITAACANQMNPPLSYISANQISSYKVIAGISPVSAGGDNIAGVIAVNSISPQYSESKQLGWHSGYVSAQYNTLDNAKKVGAGMRIASDVFSFNYQGAFSDANSYEDGNGDLVLDTLYRAQNHSLSAAMRDDKQQLVVKLSHQKIPYQGFANQYMDMTDNTSYGAVAQYKRAFTNSELEAQLNWHSVKHEMGFFSAEKTGKMPMKTDAEDISTQLKWRLALENNSQLLLAQEYHYMNIDDWWPAVEGSMMMGPNDYNNINNGRRQRIALLAEYESQLNTRWWLNAGVRFENVITNTDDVQAYNAGMAAMSAMAMAMPSDAMAAKEFNGQNKKQTDNLVDANVLINYQLSNNDELQIGLARKNRAPNLYERYSWGVGNMATTMIGWYGDGNGYIGNIALKPETAHTLSTTYTRMAKDDSWRISANAWVSDVNDYIDVNRVRSFNRTALAANTRNVLMFNNVDATLYGVKLDAVATLHESKQYGSWSLKANITNTRGKRDDTNQPLYQIKPLQTYFAINQQIGRFENALTWQWVDSKTRVDSNRLENQTEQYHLLNLSSKASWDALTVSVDITNLLDEYYELPLGGVSIAEFKQDSTQGFNQLAGQGRSINLAMSYAF; this is encoded by the coding sequence ATGACTGATAAAAAAAATCCCCTAACCTCCTATTTAGTATCGCCTTTGGCACTTGTTATAAGTGGCGTACTATCGCCTGTTGCCTTTGCAGATGACGCCTCAATTGAAGTGATTGAAGTACACGGTCAAGCACAAAACAAACACCTATCGTTAGGTTCATCTGAATCGTTATTAACTGATTTAGGTGTGGACTTTTCAGCCGCCGGTGGCATGGCTAACTTACCTGTTTTAAATGGTTTAATGGGCGATAGAGTGGCGGTACTGGTCGATGGAGCGCAAATCACCGCCGCCTGTGCCAATCAAATGAACCCGCCACTGTCGTATATTTCAGCCAATCAAATTAGTAGCTACAAAGTAATTGCAGGTATTTCTCCGGTAAGCGCGGGAGGCGATAATATTGCAGGGGTGATCGCGGTTAATTCTATTTCACCTCAGTACAGTGAAAGCAAGCAACTTGGCTGGCACTCTGGCTACGTATCAGCCCAATACAATACGCTAGATAACGCCAAAAAGGTCGGCGCAGGTATGCGCATTGCCAGCGACGTATTCAGTTTTAATTATCAAGGTGCGTTTAGCGATGCTAACAGTTATGAAGATGGTAATGGCGATTTAGTGCTCGATACCCTGTACCGCGCGCAAAACCATAGTTTAAGTGCTGCCATGCGCGATGATAAGCAACAATTAGTTGTTAAGCTAAGCCATCAAAAAATACCCTATCAAGGCTTTGCTAACCAATATATGGATATGACAGATAACACCAGCTATGGCGCTGTTGCCCAGTATAAGCGTGCTTTTACAAACAGTGAGCTTGAAGCGCAGTTAAATTGGCATAGCGTAAAGCATGAAATGGGCTTTTTCAGCGCAGAAAAAACCGGAAAAATGCCAATGAAAACCGACGCCGAAGATATAAGCACTCAGTTAAAATGGCGATTAGCGCTTGAAAACAACAGCCAGTTATTACTCGCCCAAGAGTACCATTATATGAATATTGATGATTGGTGGCCTGCGGTTGAAGGCTCAATGATGATGGGGCCAAATGACTACAACAATATTAATAACGGCCGGCGTCAGCGTATTGCCCTGCTTGCTGAATATGAAAGCCAACTAAATACTCGCTGGTGGTTAAATGCAGGCGTTCGATTTGAAAATGTAATAACCAATACCGACGATGTACAAGCATACAACGCAGGTATGGCCGCTATGAGTGCGATGGCCATGGCGATGCCAAGCGATGCAATGGCCGCTAAAGAGTTTAATGGTCAGAACAAAAAACAAACAGACAACCTAGTCGATGCAAACGTGCTGATTAACTATCAACTAAGCAATAATGACGAGTTACAAATTGGTTTAGCTCGTAAAAATCGCGCACCTAATTTATACGAACGTTACAGTTGGGGGGTGGGAAATATGGCCACCACCATGATAGGTTGGTACGGCGATGGTAATGGCTATATTGGTAACATTGCCCTTAAACCTGAAACCGCACATACGCTTAGCACTACGTATACCCGTATGGCTAAAGACGACAGCTGGCGTATCAGTGCTAATGCGTGGGTGAGCGATGTAAATGATTATATTGACGTCAACAGAGTAAGAAGCTTTAACCGCACAGCGCTTGCTGCCAATACTCGTAATGTACTTATGTTTAATAACGTAGATGCCACGCTTTATGGAGTAAAGCTAGATGCGGTTGCTACTCTGCACGAGTCTAAGCAGTATGGTAGTTGGTCGTTAAAAGCTAACATTACCAATACCCGTGGTAAGCGCGACGATACCAATCAGCCGCTTTATCAAATTAAGCCACTGCAAACCTACTTTGCGATTAACCAGCAAATAGGCCGCTTTGAAAACGCACTCACGTGGCAGTGGGTCGATAGTAAAACCCGCGTAGATAGCAACCGCCTAGAAAACCAAACCGAGCAGTATCATTTACTTAATTTAAGCTCAAAAGCCAGTTGGGATGCATTGACTGTGAGTGTTGATATTACCAATCTGCTTGATGAGTATTATGAATTACCACTGGGCGGCGTAAGTATTGCTGAGTTTAAACAAGATTCAACGCAGGGGTTCAATCAATTAGCAGGGCAGGGTCGTTCTATTAATTTGGCTATGAGTTACGCGTTTTAA
- a CDS encoding MFS transporter: MAVDTTSPSGQPNRTAILIVLALGTFILGLSEFSMMPMLPLISEAFGSTPSQSGYAISAYALGVVVGAPILMLATANMRKRRALLLFLSLMCISNSLSALATSLEQLVLFRFLSGLPHGAYFGAALLLASDIAPQGKRASFMSKVFMGLTIATIVGVPVVTLVGQNLSWRYCLAAAGVLAFIAFIFVYNVVPNVKNTHTSNLLNELGVLKNKLVWSILGIVIIGFGGVFCIYTYVADTILEVTQSAPYTISIAMVMFGIGSTLGNYVLGKAADKSAIKTTGFTLASTIVFAFAYVSASYNIYLLYAVIFFIGCSLGLSTLVQTLLMDVSPDGHAMIGALVQCAFNIANAIGPWVGGIAIAKGAAPNQTGYVAAALFLGGLLMWLLSYIQISGNKTKQAQPC; encoded by the coding sequence ATGGCCGTTGATACTACATCGCCGTCGGGTCAGCCCAATAGAACCGCTATTTTAATTGTGCTGGCGTTGGGTACTTTTATTTTGGGGTTATCTGAATTTTCTATGATGCCTATGTTGCCATTAATTAGTGAGGCTTTTGGCAGTACCCCGTCACAAAGTGGTTATGCTATTAGTGCTTATGCTCTTGGGGTGGTGGTTGGCGCACCCATTTTAATGTTGGCAACGGCAAATATGCGAAAACGACGAGCGCTATTATTATTTTTAAGCTTAATGTGTATTTCAAACAGTTTAAGTGCATTAGCGACCTCGTTAGAACAACTGGTGCTGTTTAGGTTTTTAAGTGGCCTTCCCCATGGCGCTTATTTTGGTGCCGCGTTATTACTGGCCTCTGATATAGCACCGCAAGGAAAACGCGCTAGCTTTATGTCAAAAGTGTTTATGGGCTTAACCATAGCCACTATCGTTGGTGTGCCGGTGGTGACATTGGTTGGGCAAAATCTTAGTTGGCGTTATTGCCTCGCTGCGGCTGGGGTGTTGGCGTTTATTGCCTTTATTTTTGTGTATAACGTGGTGCCTAATGTTAAAAACACCCATACTTCGAACTTACTCAACGAATTAGGGGTGCTAAAAAACAAACTGGTTTGGTCAATATTAGGGATTGTTATTATTGGCTTTGGTGGCGTATTTTGTATTTATACCTATGTGGCCGATACGATCTTAGAGGTCACTCAGAGCGCGCCCTATACAATTTCAATTGCTATGGTGATGTTTGGTATTGGCTCTACGCTCGGTAATTACGTACTAGGTAAAGCTGCCGATAAATCAGCGATAAAAACCACCGGATTTACGCTTGCCTCTACCATTGTTTTTGCATTTGCATATGTCAGTGCCAGCTATAATATTTATCTGCTGTATGCGGTTATATTTTTTATTGGCTGCAGCTTAGGGCTATCAACCTTAGTGCAAACGCTATTAATGGATGTATCACCTGACGGCCACGCCATGATTGGGGCATTAGTGCAGTGTGCGTTTAATATTGCAAATGCTATTGGCCCTTGGGTTGGCGGCATTGCTATTGCAAAAGGGGCAGCGCCAAATCAAACAGGCTATGTTGCTGCGGCTTTATTTTTAGGTGGGCTGTTAATGTGGCTGCTTAGTTATATACAAATTAGCGGCAACAAAACTAAACAGGCACAGCCTTGTTAA